The following are encoded in a window of Drosophila simulans strain w501 chromosome 3L, Prin_Dsim_3.1, whole genome shotgun sequence genomic DNA:
- the LOC120284788 gene encoding uncharacterized protein LOC120284788 — MAWGYGLPVATAIATKNRYQPPPHTATLQVVDPGWNVCLSVALSPLSGHQLSSRQGKSRERAIRSQLHFHCIALKYSIHLKSPRNPLLESVMTTVHDHYGLSSCILSPCSMNHSAGCSGPDLDSNRKTATINMASDANLIM, encoded by the exons ATGGCATGGGGATACGGATTGCCAgtggcaactgcaattgccACTAAAAATCGATaccaaccaccaccacacacAGCCACCCTGCAGGTTGTCGATCCTGGCTGgaatgtttgtttgtctgtcgCCTTGTCTCCCCTTTCTGGCCACCAGCTTTCCAGTCGCCAGGGGAAAAGCAGAGAGAGAGCGATTCGCTCTCAATTGCATTTTCACTGCATTGCCTTAAAGTACAG CATCCACCTCAAGAGCCCTCGCAATCCGCTCCTGGAATCCGTAATGACAACAGTACACGATCATTACGGCCTTAGTAGTTGCATTCTGTCGCCCTGCTCAATGAACCATTCCGCTGGCTGCAGTGGGCCCGACTTGGACAGCAACagaaaaacagcaacaattaaTATGGCCAGCGATGCGAATCTAATAATGTGA
- the LOC27207488 gene encoding uncharacterized protein LOC27207488 produces MAHIGTFIAIALLAAAAPPSCPGGCAGWVQHG; encoded by the exons ATGGCTCACATTGGAACTTTTATAG CAATTGCTCTGCTCGCCGCTGCGGCTCCGCCTTCTTGTCCAGGAGGTTGTGCTGGTTGGGTGCAACATGGCTAA